One Silene latifolia isolate original U9 population chromosome 4, ASM4854445v1, whole genome shotgun sequence DNA segment encodes these proteins:
- the LOC141652994 gene encoding uncharacterized protein LOC141652994, with amino-acid sequence MALQCTNLTFPSVTLSNPLRTHYHQSKTHLNYPNFTSKFPSNIHQFVNYSSKIVKIRSKSNNEKVEAFEFKDDDKGVVDDMEGYLNSLSLEYDSVWDTKPSWCQPWTIALTGVSVIACSWLILHSVIVTALASSLIAAWWYIFLYSYPKSYSDMIAERRKRVSGGLEDTYGSAKNQ; translated from the exons ATGGCACTTCAATGCACCAATCTTACCTTTCCTAGTGTCACTCTCTCCAATCCCTTGAGAACCCATTATCACCAATCAAAAACCCACCTCAATTATCCAAATTTCACCTCAAAATTCCCATCTAACATCCATCAATTTGTTAATTACAGCAGTAAAATTGTAAAAATAAGAAGCAAGTCTAATAATGAGAAAGTAGAGGCTTTTGAGTTCAAAGATGATGATAAGGGTGTAGTTGATGATATGGAAGGTTATCTTAATTCTCTTTCACTTGAATATGATTCTGTTTGGGATACCAAACCCTCTTG GTGCCAACCATGGACGATAGCCCTTACTGGTGTATCAGTGATAGCATGCAGTTGGCTCATTCTGCATTCGGTCATTGTAACTGCATTAGCGTCATCTCTAATCGCTGCATGGTGGTACATCTTCCTATATTCGTATCCAAAG TCATATTCAGACATGATAGCTGAGCGAAGAAAAAGAGTGTCAGGTGGCCTTGAGGATACGTATGGATCTGCAAAGAATCAGTAA